The Acidimicrobiia bacterium genome includes a region encoding these proteins:
- a CDS encoding cysteine desulfurase: MTLDAAAVKADFPLLNNLINDRPVIYLDSGATSQKPQQVLDALNHYYEHLNANVHRGAYYLAAAATDATENARLRVANFINAPADREIIFTKNATEAINLVSYTWGRANLNAGDVVLISSLEHHANIVPWQQLAADKGVEVRWIPLTDDGQLDLTDLDRMLEGVKLVAISAASNVLGTLPPVRLLADAAHAVGALCLVDASQWVPHRPTDVAEFNCDFLVFTGHKMCGPTGIGVLWGRAELLEAMPPFLGGGEMILNVTQEGFTANEIPWKFEAGTPPIAEMIGLGAAVDYLENLGMDNIVAHETQLTGYALRTLGDRFGEDLIIHGPQDLTIRGGVLSLCYKDVHPHDLSQVLDERGVCVRAGHHCAKPLMRLLGVGATARASLYLYNDESDVDALADALEAAGQFFAF; encoded by the coding sequence ATGACCTTAGATGCCGCGGCCGTCAAAGCAGACTTTCCTCTGCTCAACAATCTGATCAACGACCGGCCGGTCATCTACTTAGACTCTGGCGCTACCTCACAAAAACCTCAACAGGTACTCGACGCCCTCAACCACTACTACGAACACCTCAACGCAAACGTGCACCGCGGGGCCTACTACCTGGCCGCCGCCGCCACTGACGCCACCGAAAACGCTCGCCTGCGGGTCGCTAACTTTATTAACGCCCCCGCCGACCGAGAAATCATCTTCACCAAAAACGCTACCGAAGCCATCAACCTGGTGTCTTACACCTGGGGGCGAGCCAACCTCAACGCCGGCGACGTGGTACTCATCTCGTCGTTAGAGCACCACGCCAACATCGTGCCTTGGCAGCAACTGGCCGCCGACAAAGGCGTCGAAGTGCGCTGGATACCCCTCACCGATGACGGCCAACTTGACCTCACCGACCTTGACCGAATGCTCGAAGGCGTAAAACTGGTAGCCATTTCGGCCGCCTCAAACGTTTTGGGCACCCTCCCTCCCGTGCGCTTACTGGCCGATGCCGCCCACGCCGTGGGCGCCCTTTGTCTGGTAGACGCCAGCCAATGGGTTCCTCACCGCCCCACCGACGTTGCCGAATTCAACTGCGACTTTTTAGTCTTTACCGGCCACAAAATGTGCGGCCCAACCGGCATCGGTGTGTTGTGGGGTCGCGCAGAGTTGTTAGAAGCCATGCCGCCTTTCCTCGGCGGAGGCGAGATGATTCTCAACGTCACCCAAGAAGGTTTTACCGCCAACGAAATCCCTTGGAAGTTCGAAGCCGGCACTCCACCTATCGCCGAAATGATCGGGCTGGGCGCTGCCGTGGATTACCTAGAAAACCTGGGCATGGACAACATCGTCGCCCACGAAACCCAACTCACCGGTTACGCCCTGCGCACCCTGGGCGACCGTTTCGGCGAAGACCTAATTATTCACGGCCCGCAAGACCTCACCATTCGGGGCGGTGTGCTGTCACTTTGCTACAAAGACGTTCACCCCCACGACCTCAGCCAAGTACTTGACGAACGCGGTGTTTGCGTACGTGCCGGCCACCATTGCGCCAAGCCCCTCATGCGTTTACTGG
- a CDS encoding MBL fold metallo-hydrolase, with product MTETSSPLSPCDHHDHPNTGVPGVSLHWCDTQSEIHKIVVGDYANNVFVLRCRQTGESVLIDAANEHDKLLELCRTLDVRTVLETHGHPDHIAAVPAVREAGYQVGVTAADAALLDGYDYLLEDESVIEVGRLRLHTICTPGHTPGSICFRLEGAPILFSGDTLFPGGPGATHFDTGNFEQIIDSIDRRLFAPLPAETFVLPGHGTDTTIGAEQPLLDDWVARGW from the coding sequence ATGACAGAAACCAGTAGCCCGCTTAGCCCATGCGACCACCACGATCACCCCAACACCGGGGTGCCAGGAGTGTCGCTGCACTGGTGTGACACCCAGTCCGAGATTCACAAAATTGTGGTCGGCGACTACGCCAACAACGTTTTTGTCTTGCGCTGCCGACAAACCGGCGAATCGGTATTAATTGATGCCGCCAACGAACACGACAAACTGCTGGAACTCTGCCGAACCCTCGACGTGCGCACCGTATTAGAAACCCACGGCCACCCCGACCATATTGCCGCCGTACCTGCGGTACGCGAAGCCGGCTATCAGGTGGGGGTAACGGCCGCCGACGCAGCGTTGCTCGACGGTTACGACTATTTGTTGGAAGACGAATCGGTTATCGAAGTAGGGCGCCTGCGCCTGCACACCATCTGCACCCCCGGCCATACCCCGGGGTCTATCTGCTTTCGCTTGGAAGGGGCGCCCATTCTTTTCTCCGGCGACACCCTGTTTCCTGGCGGGCCCGGAGCCACCCACTTTGACACCGGCAACTTTGAACAAATCATCGATTCCATAGACCGCCGGTTGTTTGCTCCCCTACCCGCAGAAACCTTTGTTTTGCCGGGCCACGGCACCGACACCACCATCGGAGCCGAACAGCCCTTGTTAGACGACTGGGTAGCCCGCGGTTGGTAA
- the sufC gene encoding Fe-S cluster assembly ATPase SufC, with product MNTTAPLFEVENLHATTVDGQPILNGVDLVVNTGEIHALMGPNGSGKSTLAAVLLGSPEYVITKGSLRFQGDDITEWSADTRGRAGIFLAFQYPQEVAGVSVINFLRQALSARKGIDLSVLELRLAIMEWMDRLGMDPSFADRYLNEGFSGGEKKRNEILQMAILEPELAILDETDSGLDIDALRTVADGVTAVRQERPDLGVVTITHYQRLLEYLQPDFVHILMEGRIVKQGGFELAVQLEEQGFDAFRVGATA from the coding sequence GTGAATACCACCGCCCCCCTCTTCGAAGTCGAAAACCTGCACGCCACCACGGTGGATGGGCAACCCATTTTGAACGGGGTTGATCTGGTCGTAAACACCGGAGAAATCCACGCTTTGATGGGCCCCAACGGTTCAGGTAAATCCACCTTGGCCGCCGTGCTTTTAGGTAGCCCCGAATACGTCATCACCAAAGGCTCGCTGCGCTTTCAAGGCGACGACATCACCGAATGGTCCGCCGACACTCGAGGCCGAGCCGGCATCTTTTTAGCTTTCCAATACCCGCAAGAAGTCGCCGGCGTATCGGTCATCAATTTTTTACGCCAAGCCCTCTCCGCTCGCAAAGGCATCGACCTCTCGGTGCTAGAACTTCGCCTCGCCATCATGGAATGGATGGACCGCCTCGGCATGGACCCTTCCTTCGCCGACCGCTACCTCAACGAAGGCTTTTCCGGCGGTGAAAAAAAACGCAACGAAATCCTCCAGATGGCCATCTTGGAACCAGAACTCGCCATTTTGGATGAAACCGACTCCGGTCTCGACATTGATGCCCTACGCACCGTGGCCGACGGGGTCACCGCAGTACGCCAAGAGCGCCCCGACCTCGGCGTGGTCACCATCACCCATTACCAGCGCCTGTTGGAATACCTCCAACCAGACTTCGTGCACATCTTGATGGAAGGCCGCATTGTCAAACAAGGCGGCTTCGAACTAGCCGTCCAACTCGAAGAACAAGGCTTCGACGCTTTCCGAGTCGGAGCCACCGCATGA
- a CDS encoding acyl-CoA dehydrogenase codes for MNFAFSEEQEQLREFVRQFLENYSAEATVRELMETDAGYDPDTWAMMAEQLGLQSLIIPEEHGGQGFGYVELVVIMEEMGRALLCAPFFSTVVLAANTLIHCGDEAAAAEILPGIASGETIATLAFTEESGRWDEAGITMEATADGDAWTLSGTKMYVLDGHLANVVLVAARTASGVSLFKVDGEAAGLTRTSLATMDMTRKQARLDFDGVSATMIGAEGAGWPVLERVLDLAAVALAAEQVGGAQICLDTAVQYAKDRVQFGRPIGSFQAIKHKCADMLLEVESAKSAAYYAGWCAAELNDELPSVASLAKAYCSEAYFHTTAENIQIHGGIGFTWEHSAHLYFKRAKSSELLFGDPTYHRELLAQRIGI; via the coding sequence GTGAACTTCGCCTTCAGTGAAGAACAAGAACAACTGCGGGAATTTGTCCGCCAGTTCTTAGAGAACTATTCCGCCGAAGCTACGGTGCGTGAATTGATGGAAACCGACGCCGGCTATGACCCTGACACTTGGGCCATGATGGCTGAGCAACTGGGTTTGCAAAGCTTGATCATTCCAGAAGAACACGGTGGTCAAGGCTTTGGCTATGTAGAACTGGTGGTCATCATGGAAGAAATGGGTCGAGCCCTTTTGTGCGCTCCGTTTTTCTCCACGGTTGTTTTGGCCGCTAACACTTTGATCCATTGCGGCGACGAAGCAGCAGCGGCAGAAATTTTGCCTGGCATTGCCAGCGGCGAAACCATTGCCACTTTGGCTTTCACCGAAGAAAGCGGACGCTGGGACGAAGCCGGCATCACTATGGAAGCCACCGCTGATGGCGATGCTTGGACACTTTCTGGCACCAAAATGTATGTATTAGATGGCCACTTGGCCAATGTGGTTTTGGTAGCAGCTCGCACTGCTTCTGGAGTATCACTGTTTAAGGTTGATGGTGAGGCTGCTGGGTTGACCCGCACCTCGCTGGCTACCATGGACATGACTCGCAAACAAGCCCGCTTGGACTTTGACGGGGTTTCCGCCACCATGATCGGTGCAGAAGGCGCCGGCTGGCCGGTGCTGGAACGAGTCTTAGATTTGGCCGCAGTGGCCTTGGCTGCCGAGCAAGTCGGTGGCGCACAAATTTGTTTAGACACCGCGGTGCAGTACGCAAAAGATCGTGTGCAGTTTGGGCGCCCTATTGGTTCGTTCCAGGCCATCAAACACAAGTGTGCCGACATGTTGCTCGAAGTTGAATCAGCTAAATCAGCGGCTTACTACGCCGGTTGGTGTGCGGCAGAACTTAACGACGAGTTACCTTCGGTGGCTTCGCTGGCTAAGGCTTACTGCTCCGAGGCTTATTTTCATACCACGGCCGAAAACATTCAAATCCACGGCGGTATTGGTTTTACTTGGGAACATTCAGCGCACCTTTACTTCAAACGTGCCAAAAGCTCTGAGTTGTTGTTTGGTGACCCCACTTACCATCGGGAGCTTTTAGCTCAACGCATCGGCATCTAA
- a CDS encoding ribonuclease HI: MEEIRTVAYTDGACSGNPGPGGWAWVIPGGAFAAGFDPGTTNQRMELRATLEALRALDGPLLIVSDSTYVVHCFRDNWWRGWQRRGWVNSQKKPVANQDLWKPLIDLYVARGDVDFEWVKGHSGDRWNDEADRLAVEAGQRQINLQG, translated from the coding sequence ATGGAAGAAATCCGCACGGTGGCGTACACCGATGGAGCATGTTCAGGAAACCCGGGGCCCGGGGGTTGGGCGTGGGTTATCCCCGGCGGTGCTTTCGCTGCAGGTTTTGACCCCGGCACTACCAACCAGCGCATGGAGTTGCGGGCCACTTTGGAAGCGCTGCGGGCCTTGGATGGTCCGTTGCTTATTGTCAGCGACTCAACTTATGTGGTGCATTGTTTTCGTGACAATTGGTGGCGTGGATGGCAGCGGCGTGGCTGGGTGAATAGTCAAAAAAAACCGGTGGCGAATCAAGATTTGTGGAAACCGCTGATTGACCTTTATGTGGCTCGGGGTGATGTGGATTTTGAATGGGTTAAAGGGCATTCGGGTGATCGTTGGAATGATGAAGCTGACCGTTTGGCGGTAGAGGCTGGCCAGCGTCAAATCAATTTGCAGGGCTAA
- a CDS encoding Fe-S cluster assembly protein HesB has product MNAFPHGTLAITGDPEADRLLNSNALALLVGMLLDQQVPMEWAFRGPATLQERLTGFDAQAIADYEPEAFVTLCCQKPAIHRFPASMGRRIQDLCQHLVDHYHGDPSELWQNVDGQELAKRLRALPGYGEEKTKIFIALLAKRMGVPTEGWQKYAGAFADEVPRSVADIDGPEALATVRQWKKAQKAAKKSKQD; this is encoded by the coding sequence ATGAACGCATTCCCCCACGGCACCCTGGCCATCACCGGCGACCCCGAAGCCGACCGTTTGCTCAACAGCAACGCTCTCGCCCTGTTGGTCGGCATGTTGTTAGACCAACAAGTCCCCATGGAATGGGCATTTCGCGGGCCCGCCACTTTGCAAGAACGCCTCACCGGTTTCGACGCCCAAGCCATTGCCGACTACGAGCCAGAAGCTTTTGTCACCCTGTGCTGCCAAAAACCTGCCATACATCGTTTTCCGGCTTCCATGGGACGGCGCATCCAAGACCTCTGCCAACACTTGGTAGACCACTACCACGGCGACCCGAGCGAACTCTGGCAAAACGTCGACGGGCAAGAACTCGCTAAGCGTTTACGGGCTCTCCCCGGTTACGGCGAAGAAAAAACCAAAATCTTTATTGCGCTGTTAGCCAAGCGTATGGGTGTCCCTACCGAAGGTTGGCAAAAATATGCCGGAGCCTTCGCAGACGAAGTGCCTCGCTCAGTTGCCGACATTGACGGCCCTGAAGCACTGGCCACGGTGCGCCAATGGAAAAAAGCCCAAAAGGCCGCTAAAAAATCTAAACAGGACTAA
- a CDS encoding GDP-L-fucose synthase produces the protein MLDRHAPVFVTGHRGLVGSAVMRRLIAEGFTNLLTASRQELDLRDQSAVDAWFAEHQPQYVFLVAGTVGGIGANSSRPADFLYDNLMIHGTVVHASYQNKVDKLLYLGSSCIYPRLAEQPIAEEALLSGPLEPTNEGYALAKIAGIKLCESYRRQYGCDFISAMPTNLYGPGDNFDLEGGHVLPALIRRFHEAKEAGVNEVQIWGTGSACREFLHVDDLADACLFLMDNYSEAGHVNVGTGIDGSIAALARQVRDLVHPEAEITYDTTKPDGTPRKVLEVSKLTKLGWTAKTELADGLANTYAWFLQAVAEGTARL, from the coding sequence ATGCTTGATCGTCACGCACCAGTGTTCGTTACCGGTCACCGTGGTTTGGTTGGTTCGGCGGTTATGCGCCGTTTGATCGCCGAGGGGTTCACTAACTTGTTGACCGCTTCACGGCAAGAACTTGACTTACGCGACCAGTCGGCGGTGGATGCCTGGTTTGCCGAGCATCAGCCGCAGTACGTGTTTTTGGTGGCCGGCACGGTGGGAGGCATTGGCGCTAACAGCAGCCGCCCAGCCGATTTTCTTTACGACAATTTGATGATTCACGGCACGGTGGTTCACGCCAGTTACCAAAACAAAGTAGACAAACTGCTTTACCTAGGGAGTTCTTGTATCTACCCTCGGCTAGCCGAGCAGCCCATTGCTGAAGAGGCTTTGTTATCGGGGCCGTTAGAGCCCACCAACGAGGGTTACGCCTTGGCGAAAATTGCCGGAATCAAACTGTGCGAAAGCTACCGCCGCCAGTACGGCTGTGACTTTATTTCGGCGATGCCCACCAACTTGTATGGGCCGGGCGACAATTTTGATTTGGAGGGCGGCCATGTGTTGCCGGCGCTTATCCGGCGTTTTCACGAAGCCAAAGAGGCCGGCGTCAACGAAGTGCAGATTTGGGGAACCGGTTCGGCTTGTCGAGAGTTTTTACACGTAGACGATTTAGCCGACGCTTGCTTATTTTTGATGGATAATTATTCCGAGGCCGGTCATGTCAACGTGGGCACCGGGATTGATGGTTCCATTGCGGCTTTGGCGCGGCAGGTGCGAGATTTGGTGCATCCCGAAGCCGAAATCACTTACGACACCACGAAACCCGACGGCACCCCACGCAAAGTTTTAGAGGTGAGCAAACTTACCAAGCTGGGGTGGACGGCTAAAACCGAGTTGGCTGACGGTTTAGCAAACACTTACGCCTGGTTTTTGCAAGCGGTGGCCGAGGGTACGGCTCGGCTTTAG
- a CDS encoding GTP-binding protein, with product MGHHVGRKNFPRHINMNQPPLPLTVIGGYLGAGKTTLINQLLTDSQSERLALLINDFGEVNIDQSLIASHDGDTISLTNGCICCSLADGFASALDTVNQNAHRLDRVIIEVSGVGQPAKVALWGQSPGFYADGVVVLVNGQNIMQRAEDPYVGETVLTQILGADLLLLTHTDLMKAPQVAEVTQWLATKHQAPVLESPVAPAILYGLPPTGADTDLAPVDFLTASVVVNEPLEQSTLELWAKTRPGGVIRAKGLVKISDHPENQTDVQLFGPRLVLRPHPSEQTLNTMVAIARPGTPRAALVKWLNQLSPAN from the coding sequence ATGGGGCACCATGTTGGGCGGAAAAACTTTCCCCGCCACATAAACATGAACCAACCTCCACTACCGCTCACCGTCATTGGCGGTTATCTCGGAGCCGGAAAAACCACCCTCATAAATCAACTGTTGACCGACTCTCAAAGCGAGCGTCTCGCTTTACTCATCAACGACTTTGGCGAGGTAAATATTGACCAAAGCCTTATCGCCAGCCACGACGGTGACACCATAAGCCTGACCAACGGGTGCATTTGCTGTTCGCTGGCCGATGGATTCGCTTCGGCCCTTGACACCGTCAATCAAAATGCTCACCGTCTCGACCGAGTCATTATTGAAGTCTCCGGCGTTGGCCAACCCGCCAAAGTAGCCCTCTGGGGTCAGTCCCCTGGCTTTTATGCCGACGGAGTCGTTGTTCTGGTCAATGGGCAAAACATCATGCAGCGAGCTGAAGACCCCTACGTCGGCGAAACCGTTTTGACGCAAATCCTAGGAGCAGACCTTTTGTTGCTCACCCACACCGACCTTATGAAAGCCCCCCAAGTTGCCGAAGTAACTCAATGGTTAGCGACCAAACACCAGGCCCCAGTTTTAGAGTCTCCCGTGGCTCCGGCCATTCTCTATGGCCTACCTCCAACAGGTGCCGACACCGACCTTGCACCCGTGGACTTCCTCACCGCCTCCGTAGTCGTAAACGAACCCCTTGAGCAAAGCACGTTAGAACTGTGGGCCAAAACTCGCCCCGGTGGGGTCATCCGGGCTAAAGGCCTCGTAAAAATTTCTGACCACCCCGAAAACCAAACCGATGTGCAACTCTTTGGTCCTCGCCTGGTGCTGCGACCGCACCCCAGCGAACAAACCCTCAACACCATGGTGGCCATTGCCCGCCCCGGAACCCCACGGGCTGCTTTAGTCAAATGGTTAAACCAACTTAGCCCTGCAAATTGA
- the aceE gene encoding pyruvate dehydrogenase (acetyl-transferring), homodimeric type: MIDGFTNQLPDNDPEETGEWLDSFDSLVDRSGRRRARFMLAKLMERAGTLNVGNAPPTWTPYINTISASDQPWFPGDEELERRIRSFVRWNAAAMVINANKTADGIGGHLSTFASSASLYEVGFNWFFRGKDDGQPGDHVYFQGHAAPGVYARAFLERRLEEEHLNRFRLEVKSGGLSSYPHPRLMPDFWEYPTVSMGLGPINSIYHARFNKYITDRRLDDTSASRIFSFLGDGECDEPETLGAISLAGRSKLGNLIWIVNCNLQRLDGPVRGNGKIIQELEGVFRGAGWNVIKVLWGSVWDGIIQNDTDGVLLNKFNTTVDGEYQRLAIEPASYVRENFFGPDPRLGELVSHLTDKEIEDLPRGGHDYQKLFAAYKAATEENDAPTVILAKTVKGWTLGEGLEARNATHQIKKMTKEQLLALRERLQLTEDIPEALLEGDRAPYLRPSEDSDEYQYMMQRRRALGGSIPKRRIRERRPLTLPDPSVFDGLTKGSQGRPVSTTMALTNLLRDLMRDKEFGPRVVPIVPDEARTFGMDSLFREFGIYAPFGQLYEPIDHELLLSYREDTDGQLLEEGITEAGSLSSFIAAGTSYANLGVPMVPFFTFYSMFGFQRVGDLIWSAADARTRGFLLGATAGRTTLAGEGLQHQDGHSLVLATTVPPCQAYDPAFAYELGAIIDDGLQRMYGHADPLKNEDIFYYLTLYNEPYEMPARPDNIAKTDIVNGIYRWADGPECSHQAGIMFSGSAHQAARDAAAELATRWDVSCDLWSVTSYKRLREQAQEIDRLNRLHPEDSPQEPLVTQVLNDGQGPLVAVSDFQQLVADQVSRWVPRPFTVLGTDGFGRSDTREALRRFFEVDMAHVVVAVLHALATAGEIPLETVNEAIALYGIDPESPDPGRHDTVPATGHGVGRSTS; encoded by the coding sequence ATGATCGATGGATTCACCAATCAACTCCCCGACAACGATCCAGAAGAAACCGGCGAATGGCTCGATTCTTTTGATTCTCTAGTAGATCGCTCAGGCCGACGCCGGGCCCGCTTCATGCTGGCCAAACTGATGGAACGAGCAGGAACCCTCAACGTAGGCAACGCTCCCCCCACCTGGACGCCCTACATCAACACTATTTCTGCTTCCGACCAGCCATGGTTTCCCGGCGACGAAGAGCTTGAACGCCGCATCCGCTCTTTTGTACGCTGGAATGCCGCCGCCATGGTAATCAACGCCAACAAAACAGCCGACGGCATTGGCGGGCACCTCTCAACCTTTGCTTCCTCCGCTTCGCTCTATGAAGTGGGATTCAACTGGTTTTTCCGTGGCAAAGACGACGGCCAACCCGGCGACCACGTTTACTTTCAAGGGCACGCCGCCCCCGGGGTTTATGCCCGAGCATTTTTAGAACGTCGCCTTGAGGAAGAACACCTCAATCGATTCCGCTTGGAAGTAAAAAGCGGCGGCCTCTCGAGTTACCCCCACCCTCGGCTTATGCCAGATTTTTGGGAATACCCAACGGTTTCTATGGGGCTCGGACCCATCAACTCCATTTACCATGCCCGTTTCAACAAATACATAACTGATCGGCGTCTTGACGACACCTCGGCCAGTCGGATATTTTCGTTTTTAGGCGACGGCGAATGCGACGAACCAGAAACTTTAGGCGCTATTTCTTTAGCCGGACGATCAAAACTGGGCAACCTTATTTGGATCGTCAACTGCAACCTGCAACGCCTCGACGGGCCAGTACGCGGCAACGGAAAAATCATTCAAGAACTCGAAGGCGTTTTTCGGGGCGCCGGTTGGAACGTCATCAAAGTTCTCTGGGGTTCCGTTTGGGACGGAATCATCCAAAACGACACCGACGGAGTGCTCCTCAACAAGTTCAACACCACCGTGGATGGCGAATACCAGCGCCTCGCCATTGAACCCGCCAGTTACGTTCGAGAAAACTTTTTCGGCCCCGACCCTCGCCTCGGTGAACTTGTCAGCCACCTCACCGACAAAGAAATAGAAGACCTGCCTCGCGGCGGCCACGATTATCAAAAACTTTTCGCCGCTTACAAAGCGGCCACCGAAGAAAATGATGCCCCCACCGTAATTTTGGCCAAAACCGTTAAGGGTTGGACCTTGGGCGAAGGTCTTGAAGCACGTAACGCCACCCACCAGATCAAAAAAATGACCAAAGAGCAACTATTGGCTCTTCGGGAACGTTTGCAACTGACCGAAGATATTCCCGAAGCACTCCTGGAAGGCGACCGAGCCCCTTACCTGCGGCCCAGCGAAGATAGCGACGAATACCAGTACATGATGCAACGGCGCCGGGCTTTAGGCGGCTCCATCCCGAAGCGACGCATTCGCGAACGCCGCCCCCTAACCCTGCCCGATCCATCAGTTTTTGATGGCCTCACCAAAGGATCACAGGGCCGCCCGGTCTCAACCACCATGGCCTTAACCAACTTGTTGCGTGACCTCATGCGGGACAAAGAATTTGGGCCCCGAGTAGTGCCCATCGTGCCCGACGAGGCCCGTACTTTCGGCATGGACTCGTTGTTTCGAGAGTTCGGAATTTACGCCCCCTTTGGCCAACTCTACGAACCCATCGATCACGAACTTTTACTGTCCTACCGAGAAGACACCGACGGGCAACTACTCGAAGAAGGCATCACCGAAGCCGGTTCGCTATCGAGTTTTATTGCCGCCGGCACCAGTTACGCCAACCTCGGGGTACCCATGGTCCCTTTCTTTACTTTTTATTCCATGTTTGGCTTTCAACGCGTGGGCGACCTGATTTGGTCGGCGGCCGACGCACGCACCCGAGGTTTTCTACTAGGCGCCACCGCCGGACGCACCACCTTGGCCGGCGAAGGCCTCCAACACCAGGACGGCCACAGTTTGGTGCTGGCCACCACTGTGCCCCCCTGCCAGGCCTACGACCCAGCTTTCGCCTACGAGTTAGGGGCCATCATCGACGACGGCCTGCAACGCATGTACGGCCACGCCGACCCGCTCAAAAACGAAGACATTTTCTACTACCTCACCCTCTACAACGAGCCCTACGAAATGCCGGCCCGCCCCGACAACATTGCCAAAACCGACATCGTTAACGGCATTTACCGTTGGGCCGACGGGCCAGAATGCTCCCACCAAGCAGGCATCATGTTTTCTGGTTCCGCCCACCAAGCAGCCCGAGATGCCGCCGCCGAACTGGCCACCCGATGGGACGTGAGTTGCGACCTGTGGAGCGTGACCTCTTACAAACGTTTACGCGAACAAGCCCAAGAAATAGACCGCCTAAACCGTTTACACCCCGAAGACTCCCCTCAAGAACCCCTCGTTACGCAAGTCCTCAACGACGGGCAAGGGCCCTTAGTGGCGGTCTCCGACTTTCAACAATTAGTAGCCGATCAGGTTTCTCGCTGGGTACCGCGCCCCTTTACCGTGTTAGGTACCGATGGTTTTGGCCGCAGCGACACCCGAGAAGCCCTCCGACGTTTCTTCGAAGTCGACATGGCCCACGTGGTAGTAGCCGTGCTTCATGCCCTCGCCACCGCCGGAGAAATCCCCTTAGAAACCGTCAACGAAGCTATTGCTCTTTACGGCATCGACCCGGAGTCTCCCGACCCGGGCCGCCACGACACCGTCCCAGCCACCGGGCACGGCGTAGGAAGATCCACCTCATGA